gaataaaattagttttaggGATATTTGTTTGTGATCTTGTAAACATTTTGAGGAtacttttgttatttgttgGTTTAATATTTGCGCCAAATTTTTGGTCGGAAGACTGAAAAATCAGCTACCAATTTCTAATCACATATCACTAACGACCGATCGTTCCAAACGAACAGTAATTAAATGCGGTCGCTGGTCGCTAGCGACTGCCAATAAGACCGACAAGGCCCCAAAATCAAAAGTACAGTCTGGAGTTACCGAATCAGAAGTGCACGCGTATGCATGATACCATGTCTTAATACAACATTTCAATGTGTATATCATAAAAGTTTTATACCTAAACAGTTGATTTATTACACCTCCAATACTACTGCTTAGAGGAAACAAAACCAGAGCCAAACAACCACCACCCATTTTATAAACTCTTTCTCTACAAACCgaaatgaatattttaaaaaagaaaatacaaaaaaaaaaagaaatattttccatgtttgtttgtttttggttttggaaCGGCTCCTCTGAAAGCAAAATGCTCAATACAAAGGGGTGCCTTTTCTTCTCAACAGTATTATTAGGGTGTGATTTGCAAAGTTAGAAGTCACCTAGTAGGTCTCGAGCTCGAGCTTCGAACAGTCACACCGTGCAAGAACTTTTTATACCCCAAGAAACTCAGCTTCCCATCCAAACTCCGGATCCAATCCTTGAGCAATGGATGCGCATTTGGTCCTAAACTCATCTCCTGCACATGCGTAAACCCCAAGATTCATGCCAATGATTGTGGTTTTATAGATCTCAGAGATATATTGAAGTCCCTGCATACCTCAGCGAGTTCTTGGACTGAAATGGCTCGGCTTCCTTCACGTTCGAAGTCCTCAAATGCTGTAGTTGCGATCTGTTCCCATTCTTCAAGAGCCTCTAGTTGATAAACGCTAACCGCAGCTGCACAGAACTCTTCAAAATCGAGTTTCCTATGTGCTAAGGGTTGCAACTTCAAGCAACAAAtaggaaaaaagaaagaaagatgtaaTTATGCAGAGACTTGAAAACGCTTGGGACTCAAGGATCAATATGTGTTGTTGCGTGCGTACCAAGTTTAAAATGTCAGGAAGCCTAGATTCGATCATAGCATCCGTAGCATATCTTGTCAAAGCCTGCACTTGCCATAAAGAAGCTTTGTATTGCATATGAAGAACAGTTGTATCAAAAGCTATGGTTAAACCAAGAAAAAATGGATTAGAAGCTATGGTTAAACCAGGAAGAACAGTTGAGGAGTTGACCTATATATTGCCTAAAATTCTTGGATTACCTAGTACAAATCTAAGGGGTCTTGGGTTCAATTCCCGTTGGGAATGGTATGCATGATCTCCTAAAAGGTCATGGGTTCAATTCCTGTTGGGAATGGTATGCTCTCCTAAAAGGGGtgaatttaaaattgtttggaaCTTGCCCTATGGGATGTATGTCTGGCTAAgacattcaaaaaaaatattgtgtgGAAATAACACACTGACCGTAGTGAAATTGTGAAGAAACAAGCCTCCATCTTCTGGTTCCAGAAGCATGAACTGTGCTTTAAGGAACACAAGCTCCTCTTCTGGTATAGCTTTGGATAGAGACTGTGGGTACAAAGTAACAGCCAAAAGTAAAGATGTATACAAGACACAAATACATTGTGGATCTTGACAAGAACTGAAAGACTTGAGCAACAGATGGatctaataaattaaatatgaagTTGAAACATTTCAAACGATACGACAATTACCTTAAGTGCTGCTCGTCTGAAAGGAGATGCACGAATATAAGATTTCACTAGTTTGTAGATGGAGAAATCAAGAAGCAAACCAGGGTTTTCACCTCGTAGCCATGGATGagctacaaaaaaattaaacatactCATGTTTTTCATTTCACCAACCAACTTCTCTAGTTTTTTTAACACTAGTAATAGTAAGGAGCATACCTAAAGCTTGAGCAGCTGTCATTCTTTTCCTATGGTCTTTGTTCAGTAGCCTTCTCACAAAATCTTTGGCAATAGGAGATATAGAAGGCCACGGCGTATCTTCAAAATTAGGATTCGCTCTAAGGACACATCGAAAGATCGCAGACTCGGTTCGTCCGTAGAAAGGTCTACTTCCACAGAGTAATATGTAAGATATGACACCGATGCTCCATATATCTGCTTCAGTGCCGTATGATCTGTGGAGTACTTCAGGTGCAACGTAGTATGCACTTCCTACCACATCGTTGAGACGTTGATCTGATTAAAAAGATCAACAAcacaaaaacaccaaatcatcCTTTGTCAGCTCGCTAAGTAAAACTCTAGAAGCAAAGAAAGAGGAACAAAGACAAAGATCACTACCGAATCTGGAGAAATCAGATAAACCAAAATCTATGACCTTGAGTACTGCATCCTCATTTTTGCTGGTGAACAGAAAATTCTGGAGACGAAGAGTAGAGGGTTTACTTAAGAAACTAGCTACACAGTTATAACATTTTTTACAGTGGGTCGAAGCAGAACCTCAGGCTTCAGGTCACGGTGCACAACACCTTGAAGATGGAAAAAAGCAGTTGCAGATAGAATTTGCACAAGAATACGCTTAGCATCTGCTTCTGGAAACCGACCACCTCTGTAGTAAGATATAGTCAGTGCAAGTTTAAACTCCAGACGCAATAGAAAGCTAAGATAATTACaggaaacaaaattaaaaaatgaaaaaaaaaattttaccttGCCAAGATTCTATCCAATAACTCTCCACCTTCACATAACCTGGAATCATAGTGGAGATCAGTGACTTAAATCAACTCTACTGTTACTATCTCTATAAGAATGTTACTTGAAACAAAACTTTAAGCAACAAAAGAATTTTGTACATCTTTAACTCAAAGAGATTAGCATTAACTAGACAGAGACATACTTACTCCATAACCAGAAAGACATTATCTGCGTCCTCAAACACATCGTAGAACTTAACCATATGCCTATGCCCGGACAGAGCTTTCAGCAGTTTCACCTCTCGGCGAACATCTTCAATGGATAGAGCTGATGTCATCTGAAACCAACCCCTCAAATTCATTACCGTATTAAATAAAGATAAGACACATTGTATCAATACAAAGAACATATCTTTGATCATTCTTTTGTCACAAAACATGTCGAGAGAAAGAAGCACAAACTTTGGCTTTGGCGATGATCTTGACTGCTACTGTTTGCCCTTTGATCTTCCCTTTCTTGGCTTTTGCCCAACAAgtattaccaaaatgccctcgACCAACCTCCTTCCCCAGCTCGTACTTCCCTTCGAAGTGCTTCGAGAATCCGAAGTTATTATCCAACCTCTCAGCGGTTTCGCCGGCTCTTCCCTGATCATCGACTTCCTCACTTTCCTCAGGGATAGGACCGTCTCGAGGCTGAGGAGCCGTACCCCTTCTCCGTCTCAGAGCCGCCAGAATCGGTTTCGCTGGTGAAGGAGGCGGGAACGGCCATTTAAACTTTCTTCCCGGCGTTCTCGCCGGAGAAGGAGCTACTCCCGCCGGCAACGGGCTTTGAAATGGGCTAATGGTGTAAGGGTTGGCTTCGGTAGAGCCAGACGCAACTGGAGAACTGGGAACTGACGTACGGTGGTTGTTTTGAAGCTGGGCGACTCCGTTGGGTACATCGCCGTCCTTATCTTCAACGGTGGAAATGTTCCGGCTGTAACAATGACCCATCGTCGCCGTATGGTTTTAAGTCAACTAACTGATCGGTAAAAAGTCAAATCATCGGACGGTCAGGAAACGACGTTGAATAGTAAGCTTTAGAGATAAACAGAACCAGAGAAATGTTTAAACGACCGATGAGGAGACAGGAGAAtacaaaaagaataataattaattaaattattacaaaacaaAGTTTGAGTTCAAGAAGGTTTTTGCAATGAAAAATAACGGAAGAGAAGGCGTTGAAAAAGTGCCGGTGGTTTGCTACAACGACAGCGACGGAAACGTGACTCCTACGACAGCCAAGTGAGCGTGGTGACGTGATTTCATTACAGTGCGTTGccttgtgaatttttttttgctgtaattaAGTTCTTTATCATGTAAACCAACGGAAAACTCGATGAAAAGATCATTGTAATGTGTTACACATCTTAATATTATCGTAGTTAAAAGTTGATAAACTCtttgaccaaaagaaaaaaaggacgAAGTAAAATAAATTGCATaagtagaaaatattttaatacaaaatcaGAAAATTTCTTTGACAATCTTTTCAATTAGATAATAAATGGTAGATAAGAGAAAATGTGATTCAGCATAGTTGACGAAAAATATTATTCCCTACTTTGCAACACGCGGAAATGAAACAGTCACAGCTACCTTACTAATCTatttaaattctaataaaactGTGTTAAATCCATTTGACATCGAAATAGTCACGTCGTTTGAGCTTTGAAGAAGTCTAAATAAATTGATTATTGTTTGGTGCTGAAAAGAactacaattatttttatgggTCAATCAATACATCGAAATAATCAACGTTAAAGAAGTCTAAATTGATAACTGCCTGGTGcatattaattaatgaaaaacaaaaaatctccTGGGTCAGTCAATActcaatacatatataaaaagaaaaaatttcaatcgagaaccggttcaatcagctccCATAACCGATCAAGTTAATTTAGTGCTGAACATCCTCGTGAGTCGTGATCATCCATTTCCTTATCGTACCAAAAATAACCATGCGATTGCGGAATATCTTTGTGAAATGACAATCGCTT
The window above is part of the Brassica napus cultivar Da-Ae chromosome C8, Da-Ae, whole genome shotgun sequence genome. Proteins encoded here:
- the LOC106418043 gene encoding CDPK-related kinase 6-like; translation: MGHCYSRNISTVEDKDGDVPNGVAQLQNNHRTSVPSSPVASGSTEANPYTISPFQSPLPAGVAPSPARTPGRKFKWPFPPPSPAKPILAALRRRRGTAPQPRDGPIPEESEEVDDQGRAGETAERLDNNFGFSKHFEGKYELGKEVGRGHFGNTCWAKAKKGKIKGQTVAVKIIAKAKMTSALSIEDVRREVKLLKALSGHRHMVKFYDVFEDADNVFLVMELCEGGELLDRILARGGRFPEADAKRILVQILSATAFFHLQGVVHRDLKPENFLFTSKNEDAVLKVIDFGLSDFSRFDQRLNDVVGSAYYVAPEVLHRSYGTEADIWSIGVISYILLCGSRPFYGRTESAIFRCVLRANPNFEDTPWPSISPIAKDFVRRLLNKDHRKRMTAAQALAHPWLRGENPGLLLDFSIYKLVKSYIRASPFRRAALKSLSKAIPEEELVFLKAQFMLLEPEDGGLFLHNFTTALTRYATDAMIESRLPDILNLLQPLAHRKLDFEEFCAAAVSVYQLEALEEWEQIATTAFEDFEREGSRAISVQELAEEMSLGPNAHPLLKDWIRSLDGKLSFLGYKKFLHGVTVRSSSSRPTR